From a region of the Lentilactobacillus curieae genome:
- a CDS encoding family 78 glycoside hydrolase catalytic domain, translating into MKKMYLAVLSFAIALTFGSLTLLASENKVNVTNQKINLMNKPLGVDQSKEPTFSWAMTDNQNNSKQTAYKISIYHEGSNSPVVETGWTQSDNSTGVHVAQVSQLKDNDLYSWTVQVKDNHGNTSGPSNKQSFTTKTDWQSKNSIWSLKNNSGVDANFVFARKRLNINNPEKIEKAVVSVAAKNNQETRQFVDSFYVNGKFVGEGPARNNGNTYYYNNYDITNNLRKGKNVIGALNYSLLDSGFLAQMTVYYKDGTKKIMTNSGVKNSGWQVYDGTKAFGDNGKDNLGTFYFKAAPQNINQKYFPNNWTNPKNTSNKGWKTPTSHGNYLVSSDQQLESYPVDNVQRKVVRPQSIKKLANGHYLIDMGKEIVGSFGLSNLNVKSDRTAEIRYGEELDGNSVKWRMRTTNNYGEFWSFLKGKQTVENTDLLTYRYVEISNLPADLKTNNVEGLALQQEFNDEASNFKSSDSAMNKEYELSKYSIKATNQDLMVDSQSRERGVYEGDTLINSLSSYSVDNNYALSAFSTEWGISNPTWPAEYGFFSVMNAWNEYLYTGDKTLLLKEYDALKASRNDLFTHDIDANGLVRDENTSSSTMNAVLVDWPQSERDDYTFGKYDTVLNALAYGAYRDMSKIADAVGNQSDKAAFTKYADNVKSGMIKNLYDSKKGQFKDSEATDHASEHAQAFPLAMGVYDTPEMAKNLTQKIDARGDGFHTSIYGAYFVLQGLYNGNDSQQATKLLNSTDIRSWLHVIDNLHSTITPEAWDPSLKPNMTFSHPWGSAPATQLIQGMFGLKPTAPGYKTFDVKVQPGNVNSAAIKVPTASGTIEVSYQMSGDKLTAKVTVPANTKATVMLPKANGTDYTKTELGSGTYSLSN; encoded by the coding sequence ATGAAGAAGATGTATTTAGCAGTATTATCGTTTGCAATTGCGTTGACCTTTGGCTCACTAACGTTGCTAGCTAGCGAAAATAAAGTTAATGTGACTAATCAAAAGATTAATTTAATGAACAAACCATTGGGAGTTGATCAATCAAAAGAACCAACGTTTTCTTGGGCGATGACCGATAACCAAAACAACAGTAAACAGACTGCCTACAAAATTAGTATTTACCATGAAGGTTCAAATTCCCCTGTTGTGGAAACTGGATGGACCCAGTCAGATAATTCTACAGGAGTTCATGTTGCCCAAGTTAGCCAACTTAAAGACAATGATTTATACAGTTGGACAGTTCAGGTTAAAGATAATCATGGGAATACCAGTGGACCATCAAATAAGCAAAGTTTTACCACTAAAACCGACTGGCAGAGTAAAAACTCAATCTGGTCACTAAAAAATAATTCTGGAGTGGACGCGAACTTTGTGTTTGCAAGAAAACGATTGAATATCAACAATCCAGAAAAGATTGAGAAAGCTGTGGTTAGTGTTGCAGCCAAAAACAATCAAGAAACCCGCCAATTCGTTGATTCGTTTTACGTGAACGGAAAATTTGTCGGTGAAGGTCCAGCTAGAAATAATGGCAATACTTACTATTACAATAACTATGACATCACTAATAATCTGCGTAAGGGTAAGAATGTTATTGGAGCACTGAATTATTCGTTATTGGATTCTGGTTTCTTAGCCCAAATGACGGTCTACTATAAAGATGGAACTAAAAAAATAATGACTAATAGTGGGGTGAAAAATTCTGGATGGCAAGTTTACGATGGAACCAAAGCGTTTGGTGATAATGGCAAGGATAATTTAGGAACTTTTTACTTCAAAGCAGCACCTCAAAATATTAATCAAAAATATTTCCCTAACAATTGGACTAACCCTAAAAACACTTCTAATAAGGGATGGAAGACGCCAACAAGCCACGGTAATTATTTAGTATCAAGTGATCAACAGCTTGAAAGCTACCCAGTAGATAATGTTCAACGTAAGGTTGTTCGTCCTCAATCAATTAAGAAATTAGCTAATGGCCACTATCTGATTGATATGGGTAAAGAGATTGTCGGTAGTTTTGGATTAAGCAATTTAAATGTTAAATCAGATAGAACTGCTGAAATTAGATATGGTGAGGAACTTGATGGTAACTCAGTCAAATGGAGAATGCGGACTACCAATAATTATGGTGAGTTTTGGAGCTTCCTTAAAGGTAAGCAGACGGTTGAAAATACTGATTTGCTAACTTATAGGTATGTAGAAATTTCTAATTTACCAGCAGATTTGAAGACAAACAATGTTGAAGGACTAGCCCTTCAACAAGAATTTAATGATGAAGCATCGAACTTTAAATCTTCAGATAGTGCAATGAATAAGGAATATGAATTATCCAAGTACTCAATTAAAGCTACTAACCAAGATTTGATGGTTGATTCTCAATCCCGTGAACGTGGGGTTTATGAGGGAGATACATTGATCAACTCACTATCTTCATACTCGGTAGATAATAACTACGCATTATCAGCTTTTAGTACTGAGTGGGGCATTAGTAATCCGACTTGGCCAGCAGAATATGGCTTCTTCTCAGTCATGAATGCTTGGAATGAATATTTATATACTGGTGATAAGACCTTATTATTAAAGGAATATGATGCGTTAAAGGCTAGTCGTAACGACTTATTTACACATGATATCGATGCGAACGGATTAGTTAGAGATGAAAACACGTCATCAAGCACTATGAATGCTGTGCTAGTCGATTGGCCACAATCCGAGCGTGATGACTATACATTTGGTAAATATGATACTGTTTTAAATGCCTTGGCATATGGTGCATATAGAGATATGTCCAAGATTGCTGACGCGGTTGGTAATCAAAGTGATAAAGCCGCATTTACTAAGTACGCGGACAATGTAAAATCAGGGATGATCAAAAATCTTTATGACAGCAAAAAAGGACAGTTTAAAGATTCAGAAGCAACTGACCACGCTTCTGAACATGCCCAAGCATTCCCACTAGCAATGGGAGTTTATGACACCCCTGAAATGGCTAAGAATTTAACTCAGAAGATTGATGCTCGTGGAGATGGATTCCATACCAGTATTTACGGAGCATACTTCGTTCTTCAAGGACTTTATAATGGTAACGATTCACAACAAGCAACTAAATTGTTGAATTCGACTGACATTAGGAGCTGGTTGCACGTTATTGATAACTTGCACTCAACAATTACTCCTGAGGCATGGGACCCATCATTGAAGCCTAACATGACGTTCTCTCATCCTTGGGGATCTGCTCCAGCAACTCAATTGATTCAAGGAATGTTTGGACTTAAACCAACTGCTCCTGGATACAAGACCTTTGATGTTAAAGTTCAACCAGGAAATGTTAATAGTGCTGCAATCAAAGTTCCGACTGCATCAGGAACAATTGAGGTCAGTTACCAAATGAGTGGAGATAAGCTTACGGCTAAGGTAACTGTTCCCGCAAATACTAAGGCAACGGTAATGTTACCAAAGGCAAATGGAACGGACTATACTAAGACCGAATTAGGTTCTGGAACTTATTCATTGAGTAATTAG